A single window of Candidatus Wallbacteria bacterium DNA harbors:
- the upp gene encoding uracil phosphoribosyltransferase, translating into MEKTKWKNLILPRHAYIEHKLTMMRDKNTPKKIFKELAEEISLLLAYEATRDFPLEEIEIDTPLTKARCRVIKGRKPAVIPILRAGLGMVEGVLKVIPQAKVGHVGIYRDHETLKPIEYYAKFPTALSEREIIILDPMLATGGSASHAVTLAKNNGGIHIKFISIISCPEGIDTLLSDHPDIKIFTAAVDEGLNDIGYIVPGLGDAGDRLFGTL; encoded by the coding sequence ATGGAAAAAACTAAATGGAAGAACCTGATCCTGCCAAGGCATGCTTATATTGAACACAAGCTAACGATGATGAGAGACAAAAACACTCCCAAAAAGATCTTCAAGGAATTGGCGGAAGAAATCAGCCTGCTGCTCGCCTATGAAGCCACCCGCGATTTCCCGCTCGAGGAAATCGAGATCGATACCCCGCTCACCAAAGCCCGCTGCCGAGTGATTAAAGGCAGAAAACCGGCGGTGATTCCGATACTCAGGGCAGGTTTGGGCATGGTGGAAGGAGTGTTGAAAGTGATTCCCCAGGCCAAGGTGGGGCATGTGGGAATATACAGGGATCACGAAACCCTGAAACCGATTGAATATTACGCTAAATTTCCTACAGCCCTTTCTGAGCGGGAAATCATTATCCTGGATCCGATGCTGGCGACTGGCGGTTCGGCAAGCCATGCCGTGACTCTGGCCAAGAATAATGGCGGCATTCACATCAAGTTCATTTCCATCATCTCCTGCCCCGAAGGAATCGATACTTTGCTCAGCGATCATCCGGACATCAAGATTTTCACAGCTGCTGTGGACGAAGGTCTGAACGACATAGGCTACATCG
- the rpiB gene encoding ribose 5-phosphate isomerase B, translating into MIIAIGSDHAGFEYKEIIREHLTSMSHEVQDLGTNSTERCDYPDFAEKVAKAVVSGKAGLGILVCGTGIGMSISANKVRGCRAALVSDSLTARLSREHNDANVLCLGSRIIGIETAKDAVNAFIKSGFAGDRHQLRLNKIKELEDGKN; encoded by the coding sequence ATGATCATCGCGATAGGTTCTGATCACGCAGGCTTTGAATACAAAGAAATCATCAGGGAACACCTGACTTCCATGTCTCATGAAGTACAGGACCTTGGCACAAACAGCACAGAGAGATGCGATTATCCTGATTTTGCGGAAAAGGTGGCGAAAGCAGTCGTTTCCGGAAAAGCAGGGCTGGGCATTCTTGTCTGCGGAACCGGCATCGGCATGAGTATTTCTGCCAACAAAGTAAGAGGCTGCCGGGCAGCCCTGGTATCAGATTCTCTAACAGCCAGGCTTTCCAGGGAACATAATGATGCCAATGTGCTCTGCCTTGGTTCCAGGATCATCGGGATTGAAACCGCCAAGGACGCGGTTAATGCTTTTATCAAAAGTGGATTCGCAGGCGACAGACATCAGCTTCGCCTCAACAAAATCAAGGAGCTGGAAGATGGAAAAAACTAA
- a CDS encoding two-component regulator propeller domain-containing protein: MIRKLLLLLICLLFSGCGNPPPPKAAEVKKEESFTVSGFFNTNSALTSSFITSLYYDSAETLWIGTKKGLFKYQGEGTVFEPFEAKFANSLTSQQINCIVSDKNGTLFVGTEEEIGILNKITGFATKNLGRINCLYWSDRMRSIYAGMDNGVAIFDFTQWFYWDKENSFLKLREKDDNIGQNFYQILSMDEDSDGIFWIGTGDGLVKYNLSTKEGRVFYGIHKRPNQFGGFVKFEGNSPLSGNIVNSVLISERDKWISTGCGLSHFQNEDEKPSWEIFTATHVEAVVKEDGRGVDEKLPGNSPLIGNWVKECLHRGQWFFIATTGGLSCYNSDTKKWINIGKNEGLKSERLTKAAFYKDSLFVGSEYGLYKIELQNFF; this comes from the coding sequence ATGATTCGAAAACTTCTCCTTTTACTGATCTGCCTCCTGTTCAGCGGTTGTGGCAACCCGCCACCGCCAAAGGCAGCAGAGGTAAAAAAAGAAGAGTCATTCACAGTCAGTGGATTTTTCAATACCAATTCCGCTTTAACCAGCAGTTTTATCACATCATTGTATTATGACAGCGCGGAAACTCTCTGGATCGGCACAAAAAAAGGTTTATTCAAATATCAGGGGGAGGGAACTGTTTTCGAACCGTTTGAGGCTAAATTTGCAAATTCTCTGACTTCCCAGCAGATCAACTGCATAGTAAGCGATAAAAACGGCACCCTTTTCGTCGGAACCGAAGAAGAAATCGGCATCCTGAACAAGATCACCGGCTTTGCTACTAAAAATCTTGGCAGAATCAATTGCCTTTATTGGTCGGACCGGATGCGATCAATCTATGCAGGAATGGATAATGGAGTTGCGATTTTCGACTTTACCCAGTGGTTTTACTGGGACAAGGAAAACAGCTTTCTCAAACTGCGGGAAAAGGACGATAATATCGGCCAGAACTTCTACCAGATACTTTCCATGGATGAAGATTCAGACGGAATTTTCTGGATCGGCACAGGGGATGGTCTGGTAAAATACAATCTATCCACAAAAGAAGGCAGAGTGTTTTACGGAATCCACAAACGCCCCAACCAGTTTGGCGGGTTTGTCAAATTCGAAGGCAACAGCCCGTTGAGTGGAAACATAGTGAACAGTGTACTGATTTCAGAACGAGACAAGTGGATTTCCACAGGTTGCGGCTTGTCCCATTTCCAGAACGAGGACGAAAAACCTTCCTGGGAAATATTCACTGCCACACACGTCGAAGCAGTGGTTAAGGAAGACGGCAGGGGGGTCGATGAAAAGCTGCCGGGAAATTCTCCTCTGATCGGAAACTGGGTCAAAGAATGCCTGCACCGGGGGCAATGGTTTTTCATTGCCACTACTGGCGGCCTTTCATGCTATAACTCTGACACCAAGAAATGGATCAATATCGGTAAAAATGAAGGCCTCAAATCAGAGCGCCTCACAAAGGCCGCATTTTACAAGGATTCACTTTTCGTGGGCAGCGAGTACGGGCTGTATAAAATTGAATTACAAAACTTCTTTTAG